Proteins from a single region of Streptomyces vinaceus:
- a CDS encoding winged helix-turn-helix domain-containing protein has protein sequence MSWWQVDADTLAGGRFVISPLAEVLAGLKTLHRGSAAHIGEQQWLDAHLPGYRDRLARDRVTAALVRAALGRRWNATFLTPTPLGDGEATFAQELEQIRSTPPAAVRADLTESLNGSLPALLRRDDLADRCADLLEWVWSEAVQPSWPRRRRIVEADIVARTTRLGVHGWATALSEMRPGMRWLGEDRLQTTVCDSPPLELSGVQLMFVPVTLDQSWVCWDVPAVDRPDAPPRYAIVYPCSGVLADGDREPAPEALAALLGAARAEILTLLDAPKTTTQLVALTGQPLGSVGRHLKILFEARLTHRRRAGRSVLYYLTSAGQVLVGAQRAGLGGP, from the coding sequence ATGAGCTGGTGGCAGGTCGACGCGGACACCCTTGCGGGCGGGCGGTTCGTCATCTCGCCACTGGCCGAGGTGCTCGCCGGCCTCAAGACCCTGCACCGCGGCAGCGCGGCGCACATCGGCGAGCAGCAGTGGCTCGACGCCCATCTCCCCGGCTACCGGGATCGCCTGGCCCGTGACCGGGTCACGGCGGCCCTGGTCCGTGCCGCGCTGGGCCGCAGGTGGAACGCGACCTTCCTCACTCCCACACCCCTCGGCGACGGCGAGGCCACGTTCGCCCAGGAACTGGAGCAGATCCGTAGCACGCCGCCCGCCGCCGTCCGCGCCGATCTGACGGAGTCCCTGAACGGCTCGCTGCCCGCCCTGCTGCGCCGCGACGACCTCGCCGATCGGTGTGCGGACCTGCTGGAGTGGGTGTGGTCGGAGGCCGTCCAGCCCTCCTGGCCACGACGCCGGCGGATCGTCGAGGCCGACATCGTCGCCCGCACCACGCGGCTGGGCGTCCACGGTTGGGCCACGGCCTTGAGCGAGATGCGTCCGGGAATGCGCTGGCTCGGGGAGGACCGCCTGCAGACCACTGTCTGTGACAGCCCTCCCCTGGAGCTCTCCGGGGTACAGCTGATGTTCGTCCCGGTCACCCTGGACCAGAGCTGGGTCTGCTGGGACGTCCCGGCCGTCGACCGCCCGGACGCGCCCCCGCGGTACGCGATCGTCTACCCCTGCTCGGGCGTTCTGGCGGACGGGGACCGCGAACCGGCGCCCGAGGCCCTTGCCGCCCTGCTCGGGGCCGCCCGGGCCGAAATCCTCACCTTGCTCGACGCCCCGAAGACCACCACCCAGCTGGTGGCCCTCACCGGCCAGCCGCTGGGCTCGGTGGGCCGGCACCTGAAGATCCTGTTCGAGGCCCGCTTGACCCACCGCCGACGCGCGGGCCGTTCCGTCCTCTATTACCTCACCTCGGCGGGGCAGGTCCTCGTGGGAGCACAGCGCGCCGGTCTCGGCGGTCCGTGA
- a CDS encoding ATP-grasp domain-containing protein, translated as MSYKILVLVSEAAKFRLDNHSIIPSALHREGHDVHIGDIDTLCLHDNTVVVDRVRLSEEYLTGHDFPALSESYASAEDFDLVWVLTGTHPEALADSFQLLWLLNQRVPFVNDASALFYLNSKITLGAAVPAEHLPASYVSNDFEYLTQLVESDENRTWVLKPTNEGCGAGVYFVNKNERNRPALLQAATGNAVPRYEMYSRNIIGLSKRYTAVQEYIPNVRSNEKRVIIAGSLPVCGFRRFHFDNDDRANVTLGTKFEGLTLTPEEDEFVRALGKRMMDLGIFYSGIDMAYPYIMEFNLVNPGGLNYSFRATGVDQSSETVNAVLAALRAAGKIS; from the coding sequence ATGTCGTACAAGATCCTGGTCCTCGTCTCCGAGGCGGCGAAATTCCGGCTCGACAACCACTCGATCATTCCGAGTGCCCTCCACCGGGAGGGGCACGACGTCCACATCGGGGACATCGACACCCTCTGCCTGCACGACAACACCGTGGTCGTCGACCGGGTGCGGCTCAGCGAGGAGTACCTGACCGGCCACGACTTCCCGGCCCTGAGCGAGTCCTACGCCTCCGCCGAGGACTTCGACCTGGTCTGGGTCCTCACCGGCACCCACCCCGAGGCGCTCGCCGACTCCTTCCAGCTGCTGTGGCTGCTCAACCAGCGCGTCCCGTTCGTCAACGACGCCTCGGCCCTCTTCTACCTCAACTCCAAGATCACCCTGGGCGCGGCCGTCCCCGCGGAACACCTGCCCGCCTCGTACGTGTCGAACGACTTCGAGTACCTCACGCAGCTGGTCGAGTCCGACGAGAACCGCACCTGGGTGCTCAAGCCGACCAACGAGGGCTGCGGCGCGGGCGTGTACTTCGTCAACAAGAACGAGCGCAACCGCCCCGCCCTGCTCCAGGCCGCCACCGGCAACGCCGTGCCGCGCTACGAGATGTACAGCCGCAACATCATCGGGCTCTCCAAGCGGTACACGGCCGTGCAGGAGTACATCCCCAACGTCCGCAGCAACGAGAAGCGCGTGATCATCGCCGGCTCCTTGCCGGTCTGCGGGTTCCGCCGCTTCCACTTCGACAACGACGACCGTGCCAACGTCACGCTCGGCACCAAGTTCGAGGGCCTGACGCTGACCCCGGAGGAGGACGAGTTCGTACGGGCCCTCGGCAAGCGCATGATGGACCTGGGCATCTTCTACTCCGGCATCGACATGGCGTACCCGTACATCATGGAGTTCAACCTGGTGAACCCGGGCGGGCTCAACTACTCCTTCCGGGCCACCGGCGTCGACCAGTCCTCCGAGACCGTCAACGCCGTGCTCGCCGCCCTCCGCGCCGCCGGGAAGATCTCGTGA
- a CDS encoding circularly permuted type 2 ATP-grasp protein encodes MSTWSSLDPRATAAWTEFAATGAAEADKERFQKRLHRPGWVHAYPPVVFRGAAADEVTDLGLRLAELVSDFPRRVFGEDLEAWAGYLGIPAEDADLMISALRHPRTGRAATAVMRPDLVVTDDGLQLVELNVSTPMGGMSTIAPYTEASLDSDYARFLATRGLTPAAAATSHVWLDMFVGLLREHDTERPLHVFEAIANPADSDSGRRFFVDMIRAGGYEISCGLVTDLELDEDGAFFEGRQVDVVVTMYTWHETKKYVPPALTRRLMELDVAEKLDFIGAPATALHDNKANLALLTEPEFDHLLSDGERRLARAHVPETFRLRADALDRALAEREELICKPASAYGGKDLAFGFTRDDGQWRALLEERLADPHETYVLQRRLRPAVVEVPGADPAGREVVLAPLVFGGRFAGTFLRQAPPRSASAINASSGAEAAGVLTFEPYPDSPHSPPSSPSYKEL; translated from the coding sequence GTGAGCACTTGGTCCTCGCTCGACCCCCGGGCCACCGCCGCCTGGACGGAGTTCGCCGCCACCGGCGCGGCCGAAGCGGACAAGGAACGGTTCCAGAAGCGGCTCCACCGCCCGGGCTGGGTCCACGCGTACCCGCCCGTCGTCTTCCGCGGGGCCGCCGCCGACGAGGTCACCGACCTCGGCCTGCGCCTCGCCGAGCTGGTCTCGGACTTCCCCCGCCGCGTCTTCGGCGAGGACCTGGAGGCCTGGGCCGGCTACCTCGGCATCCCCGCCGAGGACGCGGACCTGATGATCAGCGCGCTGCGCCACCCCCGGACGGGCCGCGCGGCCACGGCCGTCATGCGGCCCGACCTGGTGGTGACCGACGACGGACTCCAGCTCGTCGAACTCAACGTCTCCACGCCGATGGGCGGCATGAGCACGATCGCCCCGTACACCGAGGCCAGCCTCGACTCGGACTACGCCCGCTTCCTCGCGACGCGCGGCCTCACCCCCGCAGCGGCCGCCACCTCGCACGTCTGGCTGGACATGTTCGTCGGCCTCCTGCGCGAACACGACACGGAGCGCCCGCTCCACGTGTTCGAGGCGATCGCGAACCCGGCGGACTCCGACTCGGGCCGGCGCTTCTTCGTGGACATGATCCGCGCGGGCGGTTACGAGATCAGCTGCGGCCTCGTCACCGACCTCGAACTCGACGAGGACGGCGCGTTCTTCGAGGGCCGGCAGGTCGACGTGGTCGTCACCATGTACACCTGGCACGAGACCAAGAAGTACGTCCCGCCCGCCCTCACCCGCAGGCTGATGGAGCTCGACGTCGCCGAGAAGCTCGACTTCATCGGAGCCCCGGCCACGGCCCTGCACGACAACAAGGCCAACCTGGCCCTGCTCACCGAGCCGGAGTTCGACCACCTCCTGAGCGACGGGGAACGGCGACTGGCGCGGGCGCACGTCCCCGAGACGTTCCGGCTGCGCGCGGACGCCCTCGACCGGGCGCTCGCCGAGCGCGAGGAGCTCATCTGCAAACCCGCCTCGGCCTACGGGGGCAAGGACCTCGCCTTCGGATTCACCCGGGACGACGGGCAGTGGCGCGCCCTGCTGGAGGAGCGCCTCGCCGACCCGCACGAGACCTACGTCCTCCAGCGCCGGCTGCGACCCGCCGTCGTCGAGGTGCCCGGAGCCGACCCGGCCGGGCGCGAGGTGGTCCTGGCCCCCCTGGTCTTCGGCGGCCGCTTCGCCGGGACCTTCCTGCGCCAGGCCCCGCCGAGGTCCGCGTCGGCGATCAACGCCTCCAGCGGCGCGGAGGCGGCCGGGGTCCTGACCTTCGAGCCCTACCCCGACTCCCCGCACAGCCCGCCCTCGTCGCCCTCGTACAAGGAGCTTTGA
- a CDS encoding clavaminate synthase family protein — MSKTAQAAPAEAVRAIPAKAAAEIADVSLRLVSEADRIDDAAWVAAARSAWAELPAVYRREIGSFRRHSGPSGAVVVRGLPVDEQSLPATPMAGGSVQRAPTAAAALLVMTACGLGDPAAFLAEKSGALVQDVVPVPGQEYFQGNAGSVDLMMHNENAFHEHRPDFVMLLCLRPDHEGVAGLSTASIREALPKLSDRAVDCLWQPEFSTQPPPSFGSPEDGPVRHAVLTGTPEDPDIQVDFAATTGLTPAAREALAELSDGLVAVARTVRLRAGDLAIVDNRVCLHGRTAFRPRYDGRDRWVQRTFAMADLRRSRAFRTDDGYVLVR; from the coding sequence ATGTCCAAAACAGCACAGGCCGCGCCCGCCGAGGCCGTCCGGGCCATCCCGGCGAAGGCGGCCGCGGAGATCGCCGATGTCAGCCTGCGGCTCGTGTCGGAGGCAGACCGGATCGACGACGCGGCGTGGGTCGCCGCCGCCCGGTCCGCGTGGGCGGAGCTGCCGGCCGTGTACCGCCGTGAGATCGGCTCGTTCCGCCGGCACTCCGGGCCGAGCGGCGCCGTCGTGGTGCGCGGACTCCCCGTGGACGAGCAGTCCCTGCCGGCCACCCCGATGGCGGGCGGCTCGGTTCAGCGGGCGCCCACCGCCGCGGCCGCGCTCCTGGTGATGACGGCGTGCGGACTGGGCGACCCCGCCGCGTTTCTGGCGGAGAAGTCCGGCGCGTTGGTGCAGGACGTCGTGCCCGTGCCCGGCCAGGAGTACTTCCAGGGCAACGCCGGCTCGGTGGACCTGATGATGCACAACGAGAACGCCTTCCACGAGCACCGCCCGGACTTCGTGATGCTGCTGTGCCTGCGGCCGGACCACGAGGGGGTCGCCGGCCTGTCCACCGCCTCGATCCGCGAAGCCCTGCCGAAGCTTTCGGACCGGGCCGTCGACTGCCTGTGGCAGCCCGAGTTCAGCACGCAGCCGCCGCCGTCCTTCGGTTCGCCCGAAGACGGGCCGGTCCGCCACGCCGTGCTGACGGGGACCCCCGAAGACCCCGACATCCAGGTGGATTTCGCAGCCACCACCGGACTGACCCCGGCTGCCCGGGAGGCCCTGGCCGAGCTGTCGGACGGCCTGGTGGCCGTGGCCCGTACCGTCCGGCTGCGCGCCGGTGACCTGGCGATCGTGGACAACCGGGTCTGCCTGCACGGGCGTACCGCCTTCCGCCCGCGATACGACGGCCGGGACCGCTGGGTCCAGCGCACCTTCGCCATGGCCGACCTGCGCCGCTCGCGCGCCTTCCGCACGGACGACGGATACGTCCTCGTCCGCTGA
- a CDS encoding LLM class flavin-dependent oxidoreductase codes for MTGAGQGGVRIGAVVLPEHPWPEAREIWRELEDLGLDHAWCFDHHSWRTLRDGPWYDALGVLSAVAAVTGRIRLGTMVSTPNFRHPAVVAKQVMTIDELSAGRFVFGLGAGAPGGDESLLGTEPLTPRRRADRFAEFVDLSDDLLRHRSTTRRGEYFSAVEARMVPGCVQQPRVPFAIAAAGPRGMRLAARHGQWWVTIGDAGRPGEQSEEEAWRVLARQVVSLAEACEETGRPFSDIGRLVNVSRVVNSPYSSPERFVDVVGRCREIGFTDVVMNHPRSDGVFRGNRPSFLRAASSALSAFAP; via the coding sequence GTGACCGGCGCGGGGCAGGGCGGAGTCCGGATCGGCGCCGTCGTGCTTCCGGAGCACCCCTGGCCAGAGGCCCGGGAGATCTGGCGGGAGTTGGAGGACCTGGGGCTGGACCACGCATGGTGTTTCGACCACCACTCCTGGCGCACCCTGCGCGACGGTCCGTGGTACGACGCCCTGGGCGTGCTGTCCGCCGTCGCCGCGGTGACCGGGCGGATCCGGCTGGGGACGATGGTGTCGACCCCGAACTTCCGGCATCCGGCCGTGGTCGCCAAGCAGGTGATGACCATCGACGAGCTCTCGGCGGGCCGCTTCGTGTTCGGACTCGGTGCCGGCGCGCCGGGGGGTGACGAGAGCCTGCTCGGTACAGAGCCCCTGACGCCGCGCCGACGTGCGGACCGCTTCGCCGAGTTCGTCGATCTCTCGGACGACCTGCTGCGCCATCGGTCCACCACCCGCCGCGGCGAGTACTTCAGTGCCGTCGAGGCCCGGATGGTACCGGGGTGCGTCCAGCAGCCGCGGGTACCGTTCGCCATCGCGGCCGCGGGGCCGCGCGGGATGCGGCTGGCCGCCCGGCACGGCCAGTGGTGGGTGACCATAGGCGATGCCGGACGTCCCGGCGAGCAATCGGAGGAGGAGGCCTGGCGGGTGCTGGCCCGGCAGGTGGTATCGCTCGCGGAGGCCTGTGAGGAGACGGGGCGGCCATTCTCGGACATCGGGCGTCTCGTGAACGTCAGCCGTGTGGTGAATTCGCCGTACTCTTCTCCCGAGCGTTTCGTGGATGTCGTGGGGAGATGCCGTGAAATCGGTTTCACGGATGTGGTGATGAACCATCCGCGTTCCGATGGGGTGTTCCGCGGAAATCGGCCAAGTTTCCTCCGCGCAGCCTCCTCCGCTTTGAGCGCCTTCGCACCCTGA
- a CDS encoding IS701 family transposase, giving the protein MLTPSDDLSVFCASLFASMPRVAQRRWGEVYVRGLVEVPGRKSVRRISERLLGRRADQSLQQFVNQSSWDWQPVRERIAQLVGVALQPRAWVVEEVVLPKSGRNSVGVDQQYSQTLGRVLNCQLGLVVLAVGPRGTAPVNWRLLLPLSWDADEERRARSRVPDEERHSSRWHHLFDALDELTTGWRARPQPVVVDASGSPSAVALIRGLETRGLPYAVRVDGSTPVERLASGETITLGDRLARTAQARGTVREARGGPGPGFRYSTLLIPASGGSGAGAGQGIGLAQRTRKVVVRWGTEPGSVESAWVTNAEGARSPDLLELLALSSRAGRDLQRLSELSGLRHFEGRSFRGWHHHVTLVSAAHAYRLLRRPSVAAGRPSPQRPASGRTAADHVECLP; this is encoded by the coding sequence ATGCTGACTCCGAGCGATGACCTGTCCGTGTTCTGTGCCTCTCTGTTCGCTTCGATGCCCCGGGTCGCCCAGCGCCGCTGGGGTGAGGTGTACGTGCGGGGACTGGTGGAGGTGCCCGGGCGGAAGTCGGTGCGGCGGATCTCGGAGAGGCTGCTGGGACGGCGCGCCGACCAGAGCCTCCAGCAGTTCGTCAACCAGAGTTCCTGGGACTGGCAGCCAGTGCGCGAGCGCATCGCCCAGCTGGTGGGTGTCGCCCTCCAGCCCCGGGCGTGGGTGGTGGAGGAGGTGGTGCTGCCGAAGAGCGGACGCAACTCGGTCGGGGTCGACCAGCAGTACTCCCAGACGCTCGGGCGGGTGCTCAACTGCCAGCTGGGCCTCGTGGTCCTGGCGGTCGGTCCGCGAGGCACCGCACCAGTCAACTGGCGTCTGCTGCTGCCGCTTTCCTGGGACGCCGACGAGGAGCGCAGGGCTCGCAGCCGGGTACCCGATGAGGAGCGCCACTCCTCACGGTGGCACCACCTGTTCGATGCGCTGGACGAGTTGACCACCGGCTGGCGGGCGAGGCCGCAGCCCGTCGTCGTGGACGCCAGCGGCAGCCCGTCGGCCGTGGCACTGATCCGGGGCCTGGAGACCCGTGGGCTGCCCTACGCGGTTCGGGTGGACGGCTCCACGCCGGTGGAGCGGCTCGCCTCGGGTGAGACCATCACCCTGGGGGACCGGCTGGCACGGACCGCGCAGGCCCGTGGGACGGTCCGGGAAGCGCGCGGCGGACCAGGACCGGGCTTCCGGTACAGCACCCTCCTGATACCCGCTTCCGGTGGGAGTGGCGCAGGCGCCGGGCAGGGCATCGGGCTGGCGCAGCGCACCCGGAAGGTTGTGGTGAGGTGGGGCACCGAGCCGGGGAGCGTGGAGTCGGCGTGGGTCACCAATGCCGAGGGGGCCCGGTCCCCCGACCTGCTGGAGCTGTTGGCGTTGAGCTCCCGAGCCGGCCGGGACCTGCAGCGGCTCAGTGAGCTGTCGGGCCTGCGTCACTTCGAGGGGCGGTCGTTCCGGGGCTGGCACCACCACGTCACATTGGTTTCGGCAGCCCACGCCTACCGGCTGCTCAGGCGGCCGTCCGTCGCCGCCGGCCGTCCGTCGCCGCAGCGCCCGGCATCAGGCCGTACGGCAGCCGACCACGTCGAGTGTCTGCCGTAG
- a CDS encoding acyl-CoA dehydrogenase family protein: protein MELSPPPPTSPGLPGLDELLAALRAEADDDSGGRPSDAVLDALRRSSVLSLPVPTEYAGLGADWRDVNAVITALSQVDASVGIIVFLHYAAVSRIAAYGSEEQRKKLLTSVSHDGRIFASSWSEPGADAAKQNIATSAERRPDGGWELNGAKTFTTGAGVADLYLVLARTGGEDQASGSYGRTDQGIFVVDSTRPGFTADGVLDLSGMRRSATGLIRLDGYLAEEGDVLIRSGDTPAVIGHPHTLGLTLGAVALGVAEAARGIAIELGRRRSMLDSPIYRHHVFELDSRLAAVRGVVEAATAAPADRSAAALTAKVFASETAEAICRGAQELAGSTAFSRGHALNRLAQDARAVTLMGPPNYLCREMVTARLGTL from the coding sequence ATGGAACTCTCCCCGCCCCCACCCACCTCGCCCGGCCTGCCGGGCCTCGACGAACTCCTGGCCGCGCTGCGGGCGGAGGCCGACGACGACAGCGGCGGCCGCCCCAGTGACGCCGTGCTGGACGCGCTGCGCCGCAGCAGTGTGCTGAGCCTGCCCGTCCCGACCGAGTACGCGGGTCTCGGAGCGGACTGGCGGGACGTCAATGCTGTGATCACCGCCCTGTCCCAGGTCGACGCCTCGGTGGGGATCATCGTCTTCCTGCACTACGCGGCCGTCAGCCGGATCGCCGCCTACGGCTCGGAGGAGCAGCGCAAGAAGCTGCTCACGTCCGTCTCCCACGACGGCAGGATCTTCGCTTCGTCCTGGAGCGAGCCGGGGGCGGACGCCGCGAAGCAGAACATCGCAACCTCCGCAGAGCGGCGGCCCGACGGGGGCTGGGAGCTGAACGGCGCCAAGACGTTCACCACTGGCGCGGGGGTGGCGGACCTCTACCTGGTCCTGGCCCGCACCGGTGGGGAGGACCAGGCAAGCGGTAGCTACGGCCGTACCGACCAAGGCATCTTCGTGGTCGACAGCACCCGGCCCGGATTCACCGCGGACGGGGTGCTGGACCTGTCCGGCATGCGCCGCTCGGCAACGGGGCTCATCCGGTTGGACGGGTACCTCGCCGAGGAGGGCGACGTCTTGATCCGCTCCGGCGACACCCCCGCGGTCATCGGTCACCCCCACACGCTGGGGCTCACTCTGGGAGCGGTCGCGCTGGGCGTCGCCGAAGCGGCCCGCGGCATCGCGATCGAGCTCGGACGCCGGCGTTCGATGCTGGACAGCCCGATCTACCGGCACCACGTCTTCGAGCTGGATTCACGCCTGGCTGCCGTGCGCGGGGTGGTGGAGGCGGCCACCGCCGCCCCCGCCGACCGCAGCGCTGCGGCGCTGACGGCCAAGGTATTCGCCTCCGAGACGGCCGAGGCGATCTGCCGGGGCGCGCAGGAACTGGCCGGCAGCACGGCGTTCTCCCGCGGCCACGCGCTCAATCGACTCGCGCAGGACGCGCGCGCCGTCACCCTGATGGGCCCCCCGAACTACCTGTGCCGCGAGATGGTCACGGCCCGGCTGGGCACGCTGTGA
- a CDS encoding MFS transporter codes for MRTYRELFRTQEFTPLFAVSAAQTAAQTMSGLALGILVFRQTDSALLSSLAMFGPALAQLVGAATVLSAADRLPPRAALTALSLLFGAGTALQAIPGLPIWAVFVVLLGLGIVGSVSGGVRYGLLNEVLTRDGYLLGRSVLNMSVGIIQICGFALGGVLVALVSARGTLLLSAALYLLAAVVARAGLGSRPPRGTGRASVAETWRANTKLWSSVPRRYVYLALWVPNGLIVGVEALYVPYSPGDAGLLFAFGAVGMLVGDTLVGRFLPPGWRDRLAVPLCVLLAAPYLLFAVRPSLPLALVLVTVATFGYAAGLLLQDRLMALTSDELSGQALGLHSSGMLAMQGVGALVAGAVAELTTPTTGIVVTAALSLAATLLLAPGLRRGAAEAADPEHDASLARQ; via the coding sequence ATGCGTACCTATCGGGAACTGTTCCGTACCCAGGAGTTCACCCCGCTCTTCGCAGTCTCGGCCGCGCAGACAGCGGCCCAGACGATGAGCGGACTGGCCCTGGGAATCTTGGTGTTCAGACAGACGGACTCCGCGTTGCTGTCCTCGCTGGCGATGTTCGGTCCGGCGCTCGCCCAGCTGGTGGGGGCGGCGACCGTGCTGTCCGCGGCGGACCGGCTGCCGCCGCGGGCCGCCCTCACGGCCCTCAGTCTGCTCTTCGGCGCAGGCACAGCACTGCAGGCGATTCCCGGGCTGCCGATCTGGGCGGTGTTCGTGGTGCTCCTGGGGCTCGGCATCGTCGGGTCGGTCAGCGGTGGAGTGCGGTACGGGCTGCTGAACGAGGTCCTGACGCGGGACGGCTATCTGCTCGGGCGGTCCGTCCTCAACATGTCGGTCGGCATCATCCAGATCTGCGGCTTCGCGCTCGGTGGTGTGCTGGTGGCACTGGTCTCGGCGCGCGGCACCCTTCTTCTGTCCGCCGCGCTGTACCTGCTCGCCGCCGTGGTGGCGCGGGCCGGGCTCGGCAGCCGCCCGCCCCGCGGCACGGGAAGGGCATCGGTCGCCGAGACCTGGCGTGCCAACACGAAACTCTGGTCCTCAGTGCCCCGGCGGTACGTGTACCTCGCGCTGTGGGTGCCGAACGGCCTGATCGTCGGCGTGGAGGCGCTCTACGTCCCGTACTCGCCGGGCGACGCCGGCCTCCTCTTCGCGTTCGGGGCGGTCGGAATGCTGGTCGGGGACACCTTGGTGGGCAGGTTCCTGCCGCCCGGGTGGCGGGACCGGCTGGCCGTCCCGCTGTGTGTGCTCCTCGCTGCCCCGTACCTCCTCTTCGCGGTACGTCCGTCGCTGCCGCTCGCTCTGGTGCTGGTGACGGTCGCCACCTTCGGGTACGCGGCAGGGCTGCTTCTGCAGGACCGGCTGATGGCACTCACTTCGGACGAACTGAGCGGGCAGGCGCTGGGGCTGCACAGCTCCGGAATGCTGGCCATGCAGGGAGTGGGTGCGCTGGTGGCCGGAGCGGTCGCCGAGCTGACCACCCCCACCACCGGCATCGTGGTGACTGCGGCGCTCTCGCTGGCCGCGACCCTGCTGCTCGCGCCGGGCTTGCGCCGGGGCGCGGCGGAGGCTGCAGACCCGGAGCACGACGCCTCGCTCGCCCGGCAGTAG
- the hisG gene encoding ATP phosphoribosyltransferase, whose amino-acid sequence MLRIAVPNKGSLSERASAMLKEAGYRQRKEAKELVTVDPGNQVEFFYLRPRDIAVYVSAGRLDLGITGRDLLVESGAHAEEVLALGFARSTFRYAVRPGSARSAADFDGMTIATSYENIVAKHLANSGIQATVVHLDGAVETAVELGVAQVVADVVETGTSLRNAGLEVVGEPIMESEAVLVRRPGTDDPRARQFLRRLKGVLVAGSYVMMDYDCRAEHLEDAVALTPGLEAPTVSPLHNEGWVAVRAMVPAKEAQQIMDGLYALGARAILTTAIHACRL is encoded by the coding sequence ATGTTACGGATCGCGGTTCCCAACAAGGGCTCCTTGTCCGAGCGGGCCTCGGCCATGCTGAAGGAGGCCGGCTACCGGCAGCGCAAGGAGGCCAAGGAGCTCGTCACGGTCGATCCCGGAAACCAGGTCGAGTTCTTCTACCTCCGCCCGCGCGACATCGCCGTGTACGTCAGCGCGGGACGGCTCGACCTCGGCATCACCGGCCGCGATCTGCTCGTGGAGTCGGGCGCCCACGCCGAGGAGGTACTGGCGCTCGGCTTCGCCCGCTCCACGTTCCGCTACGCGGTCAGGCCCGGATCGGCGCGGAGCGCGGCCGACTTCGACGGCATGACGATCGCCACCTCGTACGAGAACATCGTGGCCAAGCACCTTGCGAACAGCGGGATCCAGGCCACGGTCGTCCACCTCGACGGCGCGGTGGAGACCGCCGTCGAGCTGGGCGTGGCCCAGGTCGTCGCGGACGTGGTGGAGACCGGGACCTCGCTGCGCAACGCCGGTCTCGAAGTGGTCGGCGAGCCCATCATGGAATCGGAGGCCGTCCTCGTCCGGCGCCCGGGCACCGACGATCCGAGGGCGCGGCAGTTCCTGCGGCGCCTCAAGGGCGTCCTGGTGGCCGGCTCCTACGTGATGATGGACTACGACTGCCGGGCCGAGCACCTGGAGGACGCGGTCGCCCTCACCCCCGGCCTCGAAGCGCCCACGGTCTCCCCGCTGCACAACGAGGGCTGGGTGGCCGTCCGGGCGATGGTCCCGGCCAAGGAGGCGCAGCAGATCATGGACGGCCTCTACGCCCTGGGCGCCCGGGCGATCCTCACCACGGCCATCCACGCCTGCCGCCTCTGA
- a CDS encoding AfsR/SARP family transcriptional regulator: protein MYIEVLGPLFVGHTECAPDCGPSAPKPRQLLALLALNANQFITTATCIDELWAAHPPRSAVTTLRTYVMQIRRALHSTDAERGPSDDVLRTRQHGYQLSLGRGCLDLFRFTDQVEEGKRALLRGDCHRGAQTLRGALALWKDSPVVDVQAGPYITAHRARLQESRLNCLELRIEAELQLGLHHEVISELTGLAAEFPTHENLHAQLMLALVRSGRQAEALAVYRELCAVLTGELAIEPSRRLQQLHRAILLADPALDPPASPSTGLRQTLDVVGCRTA, encoded by the coding sequence ATGTATATCGAGGTACTAGGCCCGCTGTTTGTCGGACATACCGAATGCGCCCCGGACTGTGGACCCAGTGCGCCCAAGCCGCGTCAGTTGCTCGCGCTCCTGGCGCTCAATGCCAACCAGTTCATCACCACTGCGACATGCATCGACGAGCTGTGGGCCGCACACCCTCCGCGCAGCGCCGTCACCACGCTGCGCACCTACGTCATGCAGATCCGGCGGGCCCTTCACTCCACCGATGCCGAACGAGGGCCGTCGGACGACGTCCTGCGCACACGGCAACACGGCTACCAGCTGTCCCTCGGCAGGGGCTGTCTCGACCTGTTCCGTTTCACCGACCAGGTCGAGGAAGGAAAGCGTGCGCTGCTGCGCGGGGACTGCCACCGGGGAGCGCAGACGCTTCGCGGGGCCCTCGCGCTGTGGAAGGACTCACCCGTCGTCGACGTGCAGGCCGGCCCGTACATCACGGCCCACCGGGCCCGGCTGCAGGAGAGCCGACTCAACTGTCTCGAACTGCGGATCGAGGCCGAACTCCAGCTGGGTCTGCACCACGAGGTGATCAGCGAGCTGACCGGCCTGGCGGCCGAGTTCCCCACCCATGAGAACCTCCACGCCCAACTGATGCTGGCACTGGTCCGGTCGGGGCGGCAGGCCGAGGCACTGGCGGTATACCGGGAGCTGTGCGCCGTGCTCACCGGGGAACTGGCCATCGAACCTTCACGGCGGTTGCAGCAGCTGCACCGCGCGATCCTGCTCGCGGACCCCGCACTCGACCCGCCCGCCTCGCCCTCGACCGGGCTACGGCAGACACTCGACGTGGTCGGCTGCCGTACGGCCTGA